From the Phalacrocorax carbo chromosome Z, bPhaCar2.1, whole genome shotgun sequence genome, the window GACCGTGGCGGTAAAAGAAGAGGCAGAGGCCTCGCCCCCGTCCCGCCCTCCCCCCGCCCAGACCACGCCTCCGGTCCCGCCCCGCCACGTCCCTCTCCGGCGGCGGGTCCCGCCCCAGCGGCGTACCGCGCCATGGCCTTCAGTCTCTACTCGCTGCTGCAGGCCGTCCTCCTCATCGTCAACGCCGTGGCTGTGCTGCATGAGGAGCGCTTCCTCCGCCACGGTGAGCCAACACCGAGAGACGGGGAGTGGGGGGGAGCGGgcccgccggcccggcccggcccggccgagggaggaggaagaggaggaggaatggaGGCCTGGCAAAGGGAGGAAGTTCCCTCCTGACCCGCCGGGCCTCCGGGGGCCCGGCGCTGCAGCCCTCCCGCCGCCTCGCCCCGAACATCCCCTGCCGGGAGCCGCCTCGGGGTTCTGGGGCCTGAGGTGCGGCTGATGTCCCTCCTGCCATTGctttgtccctttttttttccataattccCTCTTTTTGTCCCTTTCCACTGGTTCATCCCCGTTTGCGCCGCCTGTCAGGGTGTGGCGATGGCGTGAGGTGGTGTCTTTCATCTTGTGCCTTTTTTCGACGAGAGAGCGCTTCCTTCCCAGCCTTTGCAGGCTTCGGCGGTGCTGAAGGAAGGTCCCCGAGGTTGGGCGtcctcctcctttaaaagaaagcaaaacacagaaaagccaccacaaaaaccaaaatccacCGACGCAAAGATCTACAAAGCCCCAGAAAAATAATCGACATCCAAGGTTTCCCAATTTCCTGATCCAGAAAGTCCCACCTTCTCCAAGCCAGACTGAGCCTGGAATTTTGGCAGGGGTGTGGATAGTTATCCCTTCCTCCTGGTCTCTGGGAGGATTCACTGCGAGGGACCtgcttggtttgggtttggggttttcttttgctttcctgacGAGCAGCAGCTCGAGGAAAAGGGAGGTCTGAGGGCTAACAGGGTGGGTCAAGCCACTTGTTGGCCCCAGGAGGCTTGGGAGTAACTCCAGGCTCACCGGACTGGGAGAGGAGTCACCAACCTCCCCCAGCCCGGTGCCAGCAGAGCGAGGGTGacaaaaaagaggcaaaaaatcCCTCGGAAGTTgttcctggagaaaaggaactcGCAGGTTGCACAGTGCGGCTTCCCGTACTTCCAGCTGCTCCCTTCTCCACTCTGCTTGTCCCCCAGGGGGTCAGGACTCGAAAATTCCTGCTCCTGTCGCTGGGACCATGCTCTTTGCCGCCCCGCAgtgggcagggaaggggttttcTCCCTTGAAGGGCTCTGTAAACCCGCAGTACTTCTGTGGCCCTCCAAAGTTTccaaatcccttttttttttcagtagtggttaaaaaaaaatcatccgGATTTGGAATCTGCACTGAGAGCTTCCTATCCTGCAGCTGGTTTCTCAGTGCTGAAGCATCGCTTCATACCCAACACTTACTTGCTTTTTTATCTCCTGGTAAAGGGCAGTGAACAGATctagtttgtttggttttattcctgCGGGTGGTGCTTTTTTTTGAAGTCCACATAAACTGATTTGTTCCCCTGGCACGCAGGGGATAGTAGCATGTTATAAAGGTCCAGGTTTCCTTTGCAGAAACGTTGATCTGTCATTATGGATGCATTCATTAAAAGTTGAATAGTTTCTTTATcctgttttaaaatctgatctTGAAATAAAGCGGATTGGTCTGTAGTTTGTAGGTGGTGATGAACGTAAAGATATTCGAGGCTGGTCGCTCGGTAATATCGCTGATAGCGTTTGTCGCGTGGTTGTGGGTGTCTTTCCTGACATGTTTTTATATGACGCAGTTGGCTGGGGAAGTGATCAAGGGATTGGAGGATTTGGAGAGGAACCAGGAATTAAGGCACAGCTAACGAACCTTATCCGATCTGTACGGACCGTTATGAGAGGTAAGGTGATGATCTTTTGTTTAAACGTTCTTGTCCGTAAagttttgcttctctgctttaagaaaataatcGCGGCGCTTTGACTTTTTTACCAGAGAGCTGCTATTTCTGCTCGTCATTTCCAACCCGCCCTTCCCTCACGTGCGGACTCTGCATAGGAGGGTTTGATAAAGCGTGAAACATTCCCTGACTCTGGCTTGTGGCACCGCTGCTGCTGCATCTTGTCTTTCCTTGGAGTTTGGGAGCTGGGGGGAAGCTCGGTGATCAATCAGAGCGTGCAGTTAGCTTCACCTTGGCTAAATTCAATTTTATGTGAAGTACCTGGTGAGGGAAATGTAATTCCTGTGATTCTTAAAGGCAAGCCAGGTTTACGCACCACAAaggatgggagaaaaaaaaaaaagtctttttttt encodes:
- the IER3IP1 gene encoding immediate early response 3-interacting protein 1, which encodes MAFSLYSLLQAVLLIVNAVAVLHEERFLRHVGWGSDQGIGGFGEEPGIKAQLTNLIRSVRTVMRVPLIAVNSVTIILLLLFG